Proteins from one Phycisphaerae bacterium genomic window:
- a CDS encoding sigma-70 family RNA polymerase sigma factor, which produces MDQRQDSLEGLYRRHGPAVLAYLRARCRDRQAADDLLQDTFVQAADQGEGIAALRSPRAWLIAVARNLSLMLLRRRRPVELADDPPSRPQVAADPRLDQMRQA; this is translated from the coding sequence ATGGACCAACGGCAGGACAGCCTTGAGGGCCTCTATCGGCGGCATGGGCCGGCGGTGCTGGCGTATCTGCGGGCCCGTTGCCGCGACCGCCAGGCCGCTGACGACCTGCTCCAGGACACCTTCGTCCAGGCCGCCGATCAGGGTGAGGGCATCGCCGCCCTGCGTTCGCCGCGGGCGTGGCTGATCGCGGTGGCCCGAAATCTCAGCCTGATGTTGCTGAGGCGACGGCGGCCAGTGGAGCTGGCGGACGATCCGCCGTCGCGGCCGCAGGTCGCCGCCGACCCGCGGCTGGACCAGATGCGCCAGGCC